The Syntrophorhabdaceae bacterium DNA window TCAAGCTTTGTCTCACCAGGACCTCTTGTGCCTATACGGCCTGTTATCCTTGAAAAGGCAGTGTTTATGCTTGCAAGTCTTGGTAATATATATCTCAATTGTGCAAGTTCAACCTGTATCTTTGCCTCATTTGTCTTTGCCCTCTGGGCAAATATATCAAGTATGAGTTGGTTGCGGTCAATAACATTCAATTCTGTTATGGATGATATATTGTTTATCTGGCCGGGGGTTAATCCTTCATCAAAGACAATGAGGTCTGCGCCAAGCTGCTGGCACTTCATTATCACCTCTTCCATCTTGCCTTTACCTATAAGATAGGTAGGATGTAGTTCCTTTGGCCTCTGGATCACCGTGTCAAGGACCGATATGCCTGCTGAATAGCAGAGATCTCTTAACTCTGCCAGATTATCTTCGGGAATCTTTTTTGAACCAGGAGAGACAACGCATATAAGGACTGCCTTCTCTTTCTGGTCATCCAGTTGATGGAGTCTACCCCTTTCCCTTACAAACTCATTTTCAAGCTCTGTGATAAATTCTATAAAGTCGAGATTTAGGCTATTTATATCTATAGGGCCTATAAAATCCCATGCCTTTTGTTTCTTATTGGCAGGTATGAGGTAAGCTATATGGATTGAACCAGGCACAGAGCCTTTTATGTCTGTTAAGCAGGCTATCAAATCCAATTGCAACAATGCCAAATCTGTTAGGTCCTCTTTTGTGAGAAGCTCATTATTTAAATGGGTATGAATAAACCTTAAACCCCTGAACCTCGCCCTGCCCACACGTTCTGTGGCAAGTTTTGGTATCTCTATCCTGTTTCTGTCGCCTATTACCACATATTCTATGATACCCCTGCGGTTTATAAGGATGCCTACCTGTCTTGATATCTCTAAGGCAATCATTGTTAAGGATAATGCAGCATCATAGGTGATAATACTGGATGGCTCTATTCTTTTATGATAAAGCTTTAGGAGTCTTCTTTTGATGAGGTGATTTAAGCCTGTTATATTGCCGTATAGTTCTATATTTTTACCCCTTGTTCAAAAGTCCTTTGAAAACATTATGCATATGACATATCCTTTTGTTTTTCCTTTAAATATGCCATACCGAGCTGACCGCATGCACCGTTTACATCTGGGCCCCTTGAATTTCTTATAATTACCGTCAAGCATTTATTGACCAGATATGAATGAAACTCATCTATTGTCTTTTTATCAGGGGTTTTAAAGGAAGAATAGGGCGATTCATTAAAAGGTATAAGGTTGATCTTGCAAGGTATTTTTTTCAATAGTTCATAAAGCATCTTAGCATCATCAAGGGAGTCATTGAAACCTTTTATGAGGACATATTCAAATGTAATGCGTTCCCTTGGGCTTGACTTGTAATGGCGCACAAAATCTAATATATCCTTTATGGGATATAAACGATTTATGGGCATAATCTCGGTCCTTTTCTGTTCACTGGCAGCATTTAGGGATATGGCAATGCCTGCCATGCCCGGCTTTATACTTCTTAATCCTCCGAGTATACCTACAGTAGATATGGTGATCCTTCTTCTGGAGAAGTCAAGGCCAAGGGGTTCTTTCATAATCTCTATAGCCTTTACCACATTATCAAAATTATCCATTGGTTCGCCCATACCCATAAAAACAATATTGGTTATCCTCTCAGAAGAGATGCCATTATCTTTGAGGGATTTGCTCAGGTATCTTTTTACACCCATTACCTGGCCTATTATTTCATGGGTCTCAAGATTTCTTATAAAACCAATCTTTCCTGTAACGCAGAAGCTACACGCCATCCTACATCCTATCTGGCTCGATATACAGAGGGTCAATCTCTTTTTTTCAGGTATGAGGACGCTCTCTACGATTTTATCGTCCACAGTTCTAAAAGAAAATTTAATAGAACCATCTGCAGATTCAAGACATTCAAATAATTGAAGGGAATCCATGCTAAACATGTCTTTAAATAAAACCCTTAAGTTTTTCGGTATATTATCCATCATGGAAAAATCAAATATACCTTTATTGTAAACCCAGCCGTATATCTGCCTTGCCCTATATCTTTCCTTGCCTGTGCCGCTTATGGCATCTTCCAATTCTTTCAAGGTCAGTCCGAAAAGATTAAGCATTTAATATCTTTCCTATTTTTTTATTATATTGGCATTTAAAATTTTTCAAAGTCACAATTCATTATAAACAAAATTCTCATAAAGCACAACCGAGGTCTTTACTGATTGATGATTAATTTCAGTTAAGCTTGACATAATTTTTACTGTTTGTTATATGATAAAAACATATTTTGGATATCAAAAGAGACCTAAAGTTCTATGTTTTGGGATAAATTTTGACCCTTGTTGTTTAAGTTATCTAAATTTTGAAAAAATAGAAAGAATTAAAATATTTTGAGCATGAAACTAAATACCTTTATAAAATTTCATAAGGGTATTATTAAAGCATACAAATAACAAAAGGAGAGATATGTCTACCCTTATAGAGGACACCATAGCCATAGAAAAAGAGGCGAATTCAATTTTGGAACATGCTCGTATGGAGGCAAAACAGATAGAAAAGGAATGTGAGAGTAAAATAGATATATATAGAAGAGAAAAGATGGCAGAGATGAACAAAATGATTGCCGAATTTGAAAAAAAGGCAGAGGAAGATTATAAAAAAAGCCTTTTTCAATATGAAGATGAGTTAAAAGAGACCATAAATAGAATAGAAAATATACCCGATGATATTTTAAACAGACAGATCGAGCTTATTCTTGCAAGATTACAAGGTGCTTAGAGCTATATCATGGCAATAGAGTCATTAAAAAAAATAACCATTATTACCACAAGACAGGCACATAGACGTCTTATTAAATCCATAAACAAACTGGGTGTTATGGAGGTGATGGACGTTCATGGCACCCTCCAAGATGATGTCCCCTTCAAACCTATGAAGATAAATACTGCAGAGGCAGACAACAATCTCAATAAAATAGATTTTATTCTTAACATGATGAATACCTTTGCACCTGAGAAAGATAGTTTTGTAAAGAGTCTAACCCCTGTTCCTATAGTGACAACTGAAAAAGAGATAGACCAGGTTCTCCAGAATTACAATCTTGATAAAAATTATAAATATGTAGTAGAACTCGACGAGATATATAGAAATTCCGAGAGGATTATATCTGAGGTGGAAGCTGAGCTTGAAGAGCTTAGACCTCTTTCTGACATACCTGTTGACCTGGAGAGTATATATTCCACCAAATGGATTACTATAAATATAGGCTATGTCCCTGCTAAAAATCTGGATCTTTTAAATGAAAAAGACGAACCTTGGGTCTGGGCAGTATGGGAACCACTCCCTAATGATAATGAAAAGGCTGTTTCAGGAAGGGATAAAGGGGATGCAAAGATTAAGATGGTTTTTGCATACCTAAAGAGGGACGCAGACGAGGTTAAAAGAGGTCTCGACGATATTGGATTTGAAGAGATACAATTACCTAAAAGAAGAGAAAAGGCGATAGAGCGTATATATGAGCTTGAGGCTGACTTGGAGCAATATAAGAAAAAGATTGATGATGTATCAGGAAAGGTGAGGGTTTTAGTTCAGGGAGAAGGGCCAATAGAGGGCAGAAGACCACTTCTTATCCTCAAGGCATACTGGACGAATATTAGAAATAGACAGATTGCTGCCATGAAAGGCATGGAAGGTAAATGGGTCTATATAATCAGTGGTTATATAAGGGAAAAGGATATAGATAGATTTAATTCCACAATAAAGAAGGAATTCCCTGAGTCTGTAGTGACCATAGATGACCCTGCATCTGACGAAGACGTGCCGGTAAGCATCTCTGTTCCATATATTATGAAACCTATACAGCTCCTTACAGAGATGTTTGGCCTACCTCCTTATAGGAGCTTTGACCCAACCCCCTTCATGCAGATCAACTTTTATGTCTTTTTCGGCATATGTTTTAGTGACGTATGCTACGGTATAATGCTTGCTATGCTGGGCGCATATCTCAATAGCAAGACAAGGGAATATACAGGTGTGAACAATCTTTCCCGTATCCTTCTCTATGGAGGCATAAGCAGTATTATTTTCGGTGCTATTACAGGCTCTTGGTTTGGAGACCTTTATAAACCCGAGTATTTAGGTGATGGAAATTTGCTTTTGCGCTTGCAACAGAGGTTTGTCCTTATTGACCCTATGGGTAAGACCATCATTGCTCTTATCATTGCCCTTGGATTAGGTGTCTTAAATCAGTTCTTTGGTATTACTTTAAAGATGTATGGTGCTTACAAAAAGAGGGATTTTATAGGTATCTTTTCTGATGGCATATGCTGGATTATCACACTAACAGGGCTCCTTCTTATGGCAGGCAAGGTGTTTGCAGATATCCCCTCTGCCATCTTGAATACAGGTATTGTTTTATTTATTTTGGGTGCATTAGGATTGATCTTCACTCAAGGCAGGGCAATAAAGAGCCTCCCAGGGAGGATAGCCGGCGGTATTGTAAGCCTTTATGGGATTGTGGGTAGTTATGGAATTACTGCATTTATAGGAGACACACTTTCCTATTGTCGTTTGCTTGCCCTTGGGTTGACTACATCTATTGTAGCTATGGCATTCAATCTCATGGCAGGGATGTTAAAGGATATACCTTATGTGGGAATGGTTCTTTTTGTAATAGTCCTTGCCATAGGCCATATATTTAATTTTTTGATAAGTGCTTTAGGGGCATTTGTCCATTCCATGAGACTCATCTTTGTAGAGTTTTTTGGTAGGTTCTATGAGGGAGGAGCAAGACAATTCCAGCCCCTTGGTTTTGATACGAACATGTGTATTATTAAGAAAACAGAATAGATTTCAAGGCCTTAATAAGATCTCCTGGAGGTCTTAAAATGAATTATGGAGGAGAAAGAGATGTTACCTGAATGGATTGAGCTGGGAAGAGGTCTATGTTATGGTGGCGCAGGGCTTGCCTTTGGCTTGGCAGGTGCAGGTTCTGCATGGGGTATATCCATTGCTGTTCATCAATGTGCAGGTGTTCTTCGGGAAAAACCAGAGCTTTTCGGCAGGATGCTTGTTATGATTGCCCTTCCTGGGACCCAGGGTTTCTACGGTTTTATTGCTGCCATATTGATTATGACGCAAACTGGGCTAATAGGTGGTTCGGCAATCAAGATTACACTCGGCACAGGCCTTGCTATGTTTTTTGTAGGTCTTGGCTGTGGCATTGCCCAGCTTATCTCGGCAATCAAACAGGGCGAGGCATCAGCAGCAGGCATCTCACTCATTGCAAGAAGGCCTGAGGCAGCAGGCAGGGCAATACTATTTCCTGCCTTTGTGGAGACATATGCAGTTGTAGGGCTTCTTGCAACGGTTCTTTTCATTATATTTCTTACCCAGCCCCTCGCACTGAAGTTTTTAGGGCAGTAAAAGTATGTGGTTGAGCCATGGGACTAGAACAGATTCGTGAAGTAGTTCTAAAAGAGGCAAAAAGGGACGCAGAAAGCATGGTAGAGACTGCCAATAAGCATGCCAAAGCCCTTTTTAATAAAAAAAAGCAGGAGATAGATGAGGAGTTTGAGAGGCTATATAGGGCAAAAACTGATGCTATAATCGAGGAGTTTAATCGTAAGCTCATTCAGTTTAAGGGGGCTGCCAATAAACATATTCTTGAGAAAAGGAATCATCTTATAGATGCCATATTTGAAAAGGCAAGGGAAAGGATACTCAATCTAAAAGAGGAAGAATATGGTTCTTTAATGGCATCTATATTAGAAAAAATTGTTCAGGACACAAAGGGGAGTATAAGGGTTCATAAGGATGATATGGAGATATTCAAAAAGGTTTTATTGAAGATAAACGAGAAGAGGACAGAGGAAACAAGTATTGTGCTTGATGGGACATCTTTACTTTCAGAGAGGGGTGGCTTTATTTTTGTGGCAGATGATTATGAGGTTGACCAGACCCTAAATCTTATACTTAAAGAAATAAAAAAGGATATGCTCCCTTTTATAGCTAAGGAATTATTTACCACAAAGGTGTAAATTGATACCGAGAATAAAAAACAGATCTAATTGGGGGTTTGTCTCAGGTAGGATAAGTGTCCTCGAGTCAGGATTTCTACCCAAAGAGTTTTTTTTAAATATGATAAACACTGAAAAGGTAGATAATGTCATAGCCCTCCTTCAGGAAACATTTGTGAAAGACTATATTACCCCTGGGGCTATGTGGCTTGGAGAGGACTTAGGGACAATCTTTGACAGGTGTTTCAATGATATGGCATTTTCCATAAGGGGAGATTGTCCTGTTTCATTACCTGTAGATATTTTTCTTATCAAGAATGATTACCTGAATCTGAAGGCAGCCATGACAGGGAAAAAGTCATTTGTATTCCCTCCATGTCTTTTTTCTATTGATATGCTTTCTTCTATTGCCGATGGTGATTATAGTGACCTGCCTCCTTCATTTAAGGAATCACCTGAGTGGTCAGGCACAGAGATATTCGATATCAGCCCGGGCAACCTGGATATAATGCTTGATGGTGCATACCTCAGGCACCTTCTTTTTTTCTCCAGACAAACAGAATCAGAATTAATAAAGAAATATATACACTACAGGGTTATATCCCACCTTATCATAATCCTTTGGAGGGCATTGAACCAGGGCATATCATTAAAGAGGTATCAGCAGTATCTCCCTCCTTTGGGTGATTTTACCCATTTAATAGATGAGCTTGCAGGGATTGGAGGCATAGAAAATTGGAGGTCTATAATAGGAGGGGAGGTAGGGGAATTATTGTTTGAGTGTTGTGAATATGAAGAGATAGATAACATATCTGTTTTTGATTATAGGGTAATGAATTATCTTTCAAGGCTTGCCCATGATGGGGCATATCAGACAGCAGGGCCTGAGAGGGTATTAGCATTTATCTTGGGATTTTCAATAGAGATCCAGAATCTCAAATTAATAGTCACCGGTAGGATAAACAGGGTAGACCCTAATTTTTTAAAGAATAGATTAAAGGATTGTTATGTTTAAGGCCTTAGCAGTAGGCGAGAAGCATCTCATTATGGGTTTTAGGGCTGTGGGTTTTGAGATAGTTGAGCTTGAGGATAGAGCAAAGCTTTTGCATACACTTATTAATATATCTTCAGACCCGGATGTAGGGCTTGTAATTTTAACGGAGAGCATGGCTGAGGGCAATGAGGAGGCAATAAATGAGTTCCGCAACAGAAGCAGTGCTGTAATAACCCTCATCCCAACCCATGAAGGCAGTAAACATACAAGTTTTTTTATGGTGGGCAGGGCTGTTGAGCGTTCCATAGGCATAGATGTCCTTGGGAAGGATTTAAAATAATACCATTGAGGATTGAGTATGAGTGAGGTCAAAGGAGAGGTTATAAAGGTTTCTGGTCCTCTTGTGGTGGCCAGAGGACTTAGGGGCGCAAGGATGTATGAGATGGTCAGGGTAGGCGAGGATAGGCTCTTCGGTGAGATCATCGAGATAAAAGGTGATAGTTATTCCATCCAGGTCTATGAGGAGACCGAAGGTATAGGCCCTGGCCAGCCTGTATGGAGAACAGGAGAGCCTTTGAGCGTAGAATTAGGACCAGGGCTTATACGTTCCATCTATGATGGAGTCCAGAGACCACTCGATAAGTTATCTTTTGATTTTGGGGAATATATTGTCCGTGGGGCTGAAAGGCCTGCCCTGGATAGATCAATAAAGTGGGATTTTAAGGCATTGGCTAAGGTAGGAGATAGGGTAGAACCGGGTGATATACTGGGTAGTGTCAGGGAGAGCAATCTTGTAATCCATAAGATCATGGTTCCCCCTGGTGTCTTTGGGGTGATAAAAAATATAAAATCCATAACAGGGAATGTGGATGAGGTCATAGCAGTCATAGAGGGTGAAGATGGAGAGCACCACGTGACCATGGTGCAGAGATGGCCTGTAAGACAACCCCGTCCTGTGAAGAGAAAGCTCGTCCCTATTGAGCCCATGTTGACAGGCCAGAGGGTCATAGATATGTTCTTCCCTATTACAAAAGGAGGCACTGCCTGTGTCCCAGGTCCTTTTGGTAGCGGTAAAACAGTGGTTCAGCATCAGCTTGCCAAATGGGCAGATGCCCAGATAGTTGTATATGTGGGTTGTGGTGAGCGCGGCAATGAGATGACCGATGTTTTGATGGAGTTTCCCCATCTAAAAGACCCTCAATCGGGTGAGCCTCTCATGGAAAGGACCGTGCTTGTGGCTAATACATCAAACATGCCTGTAGCAGCAAGGGAGGCGAGTGTTTTCACAGGAATAGCCATAGCAGAGTATTACAGGGATATGGGTTATTCTGTAGCCCTTATGGCAGATTCTACAAGCCGATGGGCAGAGGCAATGAGGGAGATTTCAGGGAGGCTTGAAGAAATGCCCGGTGAAGAGGGTTATCCTGCATATCTCGGTTCTCGAATAGCAGGATTTTATGAACGGGCAGGTAGTGTAATATGCCTTGGTTCTCAAGAGAGAAATGGTGCAATTACAGTAATAGGTGCTGTATCTCCGCCTGGTGGTGACCTCTCTGAGCCTGTTGTGCAGGCCACGCTGAGGGTTGTTAAGGTCTTTTGGGGATTGGACGATAAACTTGCCTTTTCACGACATTTTCCTGCTATAAACTGGCTCACATCCTACTCTCTATACCAGGATATGGCAGATGAGTATTTGGATAAAAGATTTGATTCTCAATGGTCAGTGAACAGAAAAAGGGCCATGGAGATACTGCAAAGAGAGGCAGAGCTTGAAGAGCTTGTAAGGCTTGTGGGCATAGATGCTCTACCGCATGATGATAGACTCCTGTTACAGGCAGCAAAGATGATAAGGGAGGATTTTCTCCATCAGAATGCCTTTGATGATATAGATACATGCACATCTATTGAAAAACAATTCAGATTATTAAAGCTCATACTCCATTATTACGAGAAGATTAAAAAGTCATTCAAAGATGGTGCATCCCTTGTTGCATTAACAAAAATGGATGTCCTGGACGACATTGCCAGGGCTAAACTTATTCCTGAAGACGACCTTGAGCAGTTTGATATCATTGAGAAGAAGATAGATAACTCTATTGTTTTGTTAACATGGTGAGGTAGAGATGATAGGTATTGCAAGGGAGTATAAAACAGTTACAGAGATAGTTGGACCACTTATGATCGTTGAAGGTGTAGAAGGGGTGACCTACGGTGAACTGGCGGATATAAGGCTTCAAAATGGTTCTATGCGTAGGGGCAGGGTCCTTGAGGTGAGCGGTGACAGGGCTGTGGTCCAGGTCTTTGAGGGAACAAGCGGTCTTTCTCCACAGGATGTAAAGGTAAAATTTCTTGCCAAAGGCATGGAACTTGCTGTATCCATGGAGATGCTGGGCAGGGTATTTGATGGTTTCGGAAGGCCTATAGATGATGGGCCACCTATAATACCTGAAAAATATCTAAATATAAATGGAAGCCCCATGAACCCATTTTCCAGGGATTATCCCAATGAATTCATCCAGACAGGTATATCAACCATAGACCTCTTAAATACCCTTGTCAGGGGTCAGAAATTACCTCTTTTTTCAGGTTCAGGATTGCCCCATTCACGTCTTGCCGTTCAAATAGCAAGACAGGCAAGGGTTTTAAAAACCGGTGAAAGATTTGCCGTTGTCTTTGCAGCAATGGGTATTACCTTTGAGGAGGCAGAGTTTTTTATTGCCGATTTTAGAAGGACAGGGGCAATAGAACGTTCTGTTGTCTTTGTCAACCTCGCCGATGACCCGCCAATAGAAAGGATAGCCCTACCGAGAATGGCTCTTACTGCCGCAGAATACCTTGCCTTTGAAAAGGATATGCATGTCCTTGTTATCATGACAGACATTACAAATTATTGTGAAGCCCTCAGAGAGATATCTGCAGCAAGGAGGGAGGTGCCTGGAAGAAGAGGATATCCAGGATATCTCTATACCGACCTTTCTACCATATATGAGAGGGCAGGGAGAATAAAGGGCAAAAAGGGTTCTATTACCCAGATTCCAGTCCTTACCATGCCTGAGGATGATAAAACACATCCTATACCTGACCTTACAGGATATATAACAGAGGGACAGATTATAATACATAGGGGGCTTAATGCAAGGGGGATCTATCCTCCTGTAGATGTCCTTCCATCACTTTCTCGGTTAAAGGATAAAGGGATAGGAGATGGAAAGACAAGAGAGGACCACGCAGATTTAATGAACCAGTTATATTCAGCCTATGCAAGGGGCAAGAATGCAAAAGAGCTTGCCGTAGTCCTTGGTGAATCTGCATTGAGTGATATAGACCTACTTTTTGTTAAATTCGCCGATGCATTTGAGGATAGGTTTATCCGTCAGGGCGAAAATGAAAATCGTCCCATAGAGGAGAGCATGAGGATAGGATGGGAGTTGTTATCTATGCTGCCAAGGGGTGAACTCAAGAGGATCAGGGATAAGTATATAGAAAAATATATGCCCAAGGTGTAGAGATGTCAGCAAGGCTTGCAGTAAACCCCACAAGGATGGAATTATTAAGGTTGAGAAAAAGGCTTGTAGTTGCCATAAGGGGACATAAGCTCTTGAAGGATAAACTTGATGGCTTGATGAAGGAATTTATGGCTCTTGCGGTTCAATACAAAGAATATAGATTAAAGGTAGACGAGAAGCTACCCGAGATACTAAAATTTTTTGTTATATCAGATATAACATCCTCTCGTCAGATAACAGAAGAAGCCTTAGAAAGCACAAGACAGGATATACAGTTGAATTTGAATAAAACAAGGATCATGGGTGTTGTGGTTCCCAAATTAGAGTTTGAATTCAAAGAAATCAAGGGCATGTATTCTTATATACATACATCGCCGGAGCTTGATATGGCCATCATTTCCCTCAAAGAGTTTATGCCTGTCTTTATAAAGATGGCAGAACTTGAAGAGGCAATCCGTCTCATGAGTGCTGAAATAGAAAAGACAAGGCGTAGGGTGAATGCCCTGGAATATACCGTCATCCCCAGGATGCAGGAGACTATAAAATTTATAACCAGCAAACTCGATGAAATGGAAAGGTCAAATACAAGTAGGCTTATGAAGATTAAGGCAATGAGGCTTGCCCAAGAATCTTAGTGTCTGTCTTATCTTTTTAATTTGCTTATATTTTCACAATCTGATATAAAATTAATCTGTTTCGTTTATATGAAAATTGAGGATTTTGATTATTTTTTACCAGAGGGTTTTGTCGCCCAATACCCGGAAAAAGATAGAGCATCCTCCCGTCTCCTCGTTTATGACAGAGCGAGATGCGCTATTGAACATAGGATTTTTAGGGATATAAAAGACTATTTTCAAGATGGTGATGTCCTTGTATTAAATAAGAGCAAGGTTTTACCGGCAAGATTAAAGGCAAAGAAAACAACAGGTGGAAGCTTGGAACTCACCCTTGTGGAGAGGATAGAAAAAAATAGATGGACTTGTCTTTTAAAAGGCATAAGGGGTAATGCAGGGAAATATAATATTTATATAGGGGATACACAGGCACGATTGGAAAAAGATAGAGAAAGCCAATTTTGGTTTGTTGACTTTCTATGTGATGGTGACAGTATGGATATGATAAAAACACATGGAATGATGCCTCTTCCGCCGTATATAAAGAGAAAGAATAAAGACGAGACAGATTTTGAGATGTATCAGACTGTATATGCCGAAGAAATTGGCTCTATTGCTGCCCCTACAGCAGGGCTCCACTTCACTGAAGATTTGTTGGAGGGCTTAAAAGACAAAGGCGTCCATATAGTTAAGATTACACTCCATATAGGTATAGGGACATTTCTCCTTATAAAGACAGAGGATGTAGAAGGCCACACGATGCACAGGGAGTATTATACAGTCCATGAATCCATAAAGGATATAATAAAGGATGCAAAATTGGAGGGAAAAAGGGTTTTTGCATGTGGAACAAGCTCTGTAAGGACTATAGAGTCTGTTTTCTCTGGTAATGGCAATATCCCCCTGAATGGATACACAGATTTATTCATATATCCAGGATATAGATTTAAGATTGTAGATTGTTTTATTACTAATTTTCATCTACCCAGGTCTACACCTCTGATGCTTGTGGCAGCATTTATGGGAAGGGATGCCCTTTTAAGATGCTATAAGGAAGCCATAGATAAAGGATATAGGTTTTACAGTTATGGCGATGCTATGCTGGTTGTTTGAAAAAGTGCCATAAAAAAGATTATTGATCTATTTTTTGAGCATTTATAAAGATTTGATTTTATGAAGGTTATTGAGATAATAAAAATAGATAGAGATGCAAGGCTTGGTTTTTTAAAGACACCTCATGGTGATGTAGAGACCCCTGTTTTTATGCCGGTAGGGACTCAAGGAACTATAAAGGCAGCAACCCATAGGGATCTTGAAGAGATAGGCGTGGAGATGATGTTATCCAATGCCTATCATCTTTATCTAAGACCAGGTGATACACTTATTAAAGAGATGGGCGGGATACATAAATTTTCAGGATGGAATAGGCCGATACTTACAGATAGTGGTGGTTATCAGATCTTTAGCCTTGGAGTGTTAAGGAAATTGAGGCCCGATGGCGTTGAATTCCAGTCTCATATAGATGGCTCAAGACATTTTCTAACCCCAGAGAGGGTCATAGATATTCAGAGAAATATAGGCTCTGATATATGGATGTGTCTTGATGAGTGTGCCCCATATCCCTCCACATATGAATATACAGAAAAATCAGTTGAACTCACCACAAGATGGGCAGAAAGGTGTAAAAATGCAAAAAACGGTGATGGTATTTTATTCGGTATAATACAGGGCGGATTCTATAAAGACCTGAGGGTCAGGTCTGCAAAGGACATCATTGATATGGATTTTGATGGATATGCCATAGGAGGACTCAGTGTGGGTGAGCCTAAGAGCCTCATGTGGGAGATGGTAGATGAGATAATAGATATGCTTCCCCATGACAAGCCGAGATACCTTATGGGTCTCGGTTTCCCTGAGGATATTGTAGAAGGTGTTAAAAGGGGAATAGATATGTTTGATTGCATAATACCAACAAGGGTTGCACGGAATGGAGGACTTTTTACCTGGGAAGGAAAGATCAACATAAAGAATGCAAGATACCAAAAAGATACAAGACCCATTGATGAAAACTGCGGATGCTATACCTGTAGGACTTATTCGAGGGCATTCCTCAGGCATCTCATGGTATCTCATGAGCTTACAAGTTTTTATCTGAATACCTTGCATAATATTTATTTTTATAATGAATTGCTCAAAAGGATACGACATGTTATAAGAAATAATATGTTCGAAGGTTTTTATAATGAATTCAAATCAAAATGGGAAGGAGGTGAAGTTAGTGATTAATATAGCTTATGCCATGGGGAATCAGGCAGCATCAGGAGGACAGGCAGGGGGCTCACAGTGGATGGGGTTGTTACCCCTTGTGCTCCTTTTTGTTGTATTCTATTTTTTGTTGATAAGACCTCAACAGAAAAAGGCAAAACAACAGAAGCAGTTTCTTGAAAACCTGAAGAAAGGTGATGAAGTTGTGACTTCAGGGGGCATTTATGGTAAAATAACAGGCATTACCAATGATACTGTAACCCTTGAGATTGCAGAAAAAATAAGGGTTAAGGTATTAAAATCTGCAGTAGTAACGCTGGCACCGAAAGGAGAATGATGTGGGAAGATATGAAAATGTTATTATAATCAATCCTGATTTATCAAAGGAAGAGGAAGATGAACTCCTCAAGAGGATAAGGGCAAACATAGAAAAGGCTGGTGGCAACATCGTGAAGATGGATGATTGGTCAGTTCGGAAGCTTGCGTATTCCATCAAGAAGAAAGATAGGGGACATTATTTCTTTATTCTTCTTGATATGGAAGAAGGCAACCTTACGGTCCT harbors:
- a CDS encoding V-type ATPase subunit, whose translation is MIPRIKNRSNWGFVSGRISVLESGFLPKEFFLNMINTEKVDNVIALLQETFVKDYITPGAMWLGEDLGTIFDRCFNDMAFSIRGDCPVSLPVDIFLIKNDYLNLKAAMTGKKSFVFPPCLFSIDMLSSIADGDYSDLPPSFKESPEWSGTEIFDISPGNLDIMLDGAYLRHLLFFSRQTESELIKKYIHYRVISHLIIILWRALNQGISLKRYQQYLPPLGDFTHLIDELAGIGGIENWRSIIGGEVGELLFECCEYEEIDNISVFDYRVMNYLSRLAHDGAYQTAGPERVLAFILGFSIEIQNLKLIVTGRINRVDPNFLKNRLKDCYV
- a CDS encoding V-type ATP synthase subunit A codes for the protein MSEVKGEVIKVSGPLVVARGLRGARMYEMVRVGEDRLFGEIIEIKGDSYSIQVYEETEGIGPGQPVWRTGEPLSVELGPGLIRSIYDGVQRPLDKLSFDFGEYIVRGAERPALDRSIKWDFKALAKVGDRVEPGDILGSVRESNLVIHKIMVPPGVFGVIKNIKSITGNVDEVIAVIEGEDGEHHVTMVQRWPVRQPRPVKRKLVPIEPMLTGQRVIDMFFPITKGGTACVPGPFGSGKTVVQHQLAKWADAQIVVYVGCGERGNEMTDVLMEFPHLKDPQSGEPLMERTVLVANTSNMPVAAREASVFTGIAIAEYYRDMGYSVALMADSTSRWAEAMREISGRLEEMPGEEGYPAYLGSRIAGFYERAGSVICLGSQERNGAITVIGAVSPPGGDLSEPVVQATLRVVKVFWGLDDKLAFSRHFPAINWLTSYSLYQDMADEYLDKRFDSQWSVNRKRAMEILQREAELEELVRLVGIDALPHDDRLLLQAAKMIREDFLHQNAFDDIDTCTSIEKQFRLLKLILHYYEKIKKSFKDGASLVALTKMDVLDDIARAKLIPEDDLEQFDIIEKKIDNSIVLLTW
- a CDS encoding V-type ATP synthase subunit D; translation: MSARLAVNPTRMELLRLRKRLVVAIRGHKLLKDKLDGLMKEFMALAVQYKEYRLKVDEKLPEILKFFVISDITSSRQITEEALESTRQDIQLNLNKTRIMGVVVPKLEFEFKEIKGMYSYIHTSPELDMAIISLKEFMPVFIKMAELEEAIRLMSAEIEKTRRRVNALEYTVIPRMQETIKFITSKLDEMERSNTSRLMKIKAMRLAQES
- a CDS encoding V-type ATP synthase subunit B — translated: MIGIAREYKTVTEIVGPLMIVEGVEGVTYGELADIRLQNGSMRRGRVLEVSGDRAVVQVFEGTSGLSPQDVKVKFLAKGMELAVSMEMLGRVFDGFGRPIDDGPPIIPEKYLNINGSPMNPFSRDYPNEFIQTGISTIDLLNTLVRGQKLPLFSGSGLPHSRLAVQIARQARVLKTGERFAVVFAAMGITFEEAEFFIADFRRTGAIERSVVFVNLADDPPIERIALPRMALTAAEYLAFEKDMHVLVIMTDITNYCEALREISAARREVPGRRGYPGYLYTDLSTIYERAGRIKGKKGSITQIPVLTMPEDDKTHPIPDLTGYITEGQIIIHRGLNARGIYPPVDVLPSLSRLKDKGIGDGKTREDHADLMNQLYSAYARGKNAKELAVVLGESALSDIDLLFVKFADAFEDRFIRQGENENRPIEESMRIGWELLSMLPRGELKRIRDKYIEKYMPKV
- a CDS encoding V-type ATP synthase subunit F; the protein is MFKALAVGEKHLIMGFRAVGFEIVELEDRAKLLHTLINISSDPDVGLVILTESMAEGNEEAINEFRNRSSAVITLIPTHEGSKHTSFFMVGRAVERSIGIDVLGKDLK